The region CCGCTGTCGATGATCCTGACCGTCATCATGCATTGCTCGTTCTACGCCGCCTACCGCCAGATCTTCGGCGTGCCCGTCGACGAGAGCAAGGCGGTATCGCTGGACAAGCCGAACGATTGATCGCCGGCCAGATGCAACAAGGGCAGCCTGCGCAGGCTGCCCTTTTTTATGACCGTTGGCTACCGTAACATCGCACAAAACCGTAGCGAGCGGCAGCGGGTTGTGGCCGAGACGCGAAGCTGTGCGCAGGCACGGGGCCGCCGAGGCAGTGAGCATCGGCGCCTGCAAATCGCGACGCGCAGCAGGTTTGCTTAGGTGTTAACGTCCCAGTCGTTCCAGCTTGGCGATACCGAGGTCGAGCACCTTCATGCCATGCTGGCCGAAGTTGATCTGCGCGCGCGCATTGCCGCCGCCGCCTTCGATATTGACGATCACGCCTTCGCCGAACTTGGCGTGCGCCACGGATTCGCCGATGCGCCAGCCGCCGCCCGTGGCTTTTTGTGCGATCTTTTGCGCAATCGCATTGTCCGAGCCCAGGCTGGCCACGCGCGGCGCCTCGTCCCACGCCGACTTGCGGTTGCCGAACCAGTTCGCCTGCACCTTCGGCGACAGCCATTTCAGCGATTCCTCCGGCAATTCGTCGAAGAAGCGCGACTTCATGTTGTAACGCGTCTGGCCGTGCAGCATGCGCGTCTGCGAAAAACTCATGTACAGGCGCTTGCGCGCGCGCGTGATCGCCACGTACATCAGGCGCCGTTCCTCTTCCACGCCGTTGTCTTCCTTCGAGCTGCTTTCGTGCGGGAACAGGCCCTCTTCCAGGCCGGTAATGAACACATTGTCGAATTCCAGGCCCTTGGCCGAATGCACGGTCATCATCTGCAGCGCATCCTGGCCCGCCTGCGCCTGGTTGTCGCCCGCTTCCAGCGACGCGTGCGAGAGGAAGGCGGAGAGCGGCGACATCACGGCCGGCAACGGCGCGTCGGCGTCGAGGATCTCGATGCCATCCTGGTTGACGACGGGCGCGCCCGACTGCGCCTGGGCGGCAGGCCCCAGGTGCGCGGGCGCGCCCTGGCCGAAGCCTTCCTCGGAAATGAACTGGCTGGCCGCGCTGACCATCTGTTCCAGATTCTCGATGCGGTCGGCGCCTTCCTTTTCATTCTGATAGTGCTGGAGCAAGGTACTCGCTTCCAGCACCACGCGCACCATTTCCGGCAGCGACAGCTGCTGCGTTTCGAAGCGCACGCCTTCGACCAGCTTGACGAAGCCGGCCAGCACGCTGCCCGCCTTGCCCGCCACGTACGGCACGGCCGCGTACAGCGAGATGCCGTACTGCTCGGAGGCGGCCTGCAATTGCTCGATCGAGCGCATGCCGATGCCGCGCGTGGGGAAGTTGACCACGCGCAAGAAGGCCGAATCGTTGTGCGGATTGTCCATTAATTGCAGGTAAGCAATCGCATGCTTGACCTCGGCGCGCTGGAAGTAGCGCTGGCCGCCATACACATGGTAGGGCATGCCGGCCGAGAACAGCGCATGTTCGATCACGCGCGACTGCGCATTCGAGCGGTACAAAATGGCGATTTCGCTGCGCGAGGCGCCATCGGCAATCAGGCTCTTCGCCTCTTCGATGATCCACTGCGCTTCCTGCAGGTCGGAGCTGGCTTCGTACACGCGCACCTGCTCGCCATGGCCCGCGTCCGTGCGCAAGTTCTTGCCCAGGCGTTTGCTATTGTTCGCGATCAACAAGTTGGCGCTGTCGAGGATATGGCCGTGCGAGCGGTAATTCTGCTCGAGCTTGATCAAGTTCTGCACCTGGAATTCATGCTCGAAGGCGCTCATATTGCCCACGTTGGCGCCGCGGAACGCGTAGATGCTCTGGTCGTCGTCGCCGACGGCAAACAGGGCGCCGCCATCGCGGCTGCCGTGGCCGGCCAGCAATTTGAGCCAGTTGTATTGCAGGTTATTCGTATCCTGGAACTCGTCCACCAGGATGTGGCGGAAGCGCGCCTGGTAGTGCTCGCGCAAGGGCTGGTTGCGGCTCAGCAACTCGTACGTGCGCAGCAGCAATTCCGCGAAATCGACCACGCCTTCGCGCTGGCACTGGTCGTCATACAGCTGGTACAGCTCGACCATCTTGCGCTCGTGCGCGTCATACGCTTCCACATCCGTGGCGCGCAAGCCCTGGTCCTTGGCGTTGTTGATGAAATACATCACCGTCTTCGGCGGGAACTTCTCATCATCAATATTGTTTGCCTTCAACAAGCGCTTGATCACCGACAACTGATCCTGCGAATCGAGGATCTGGAAGGTCTGCGGCAAGGCCGCGTCGCGGTAGTGCGTGCGCAGCAGGCGGTTGCACAGGCCGTGGAAGGTGCCGATCCACATGCCGCGCGTGTTGATTGGCAGCATGGCCGACAGGCGCGTGAGCATTTCCTTGGCGGCCTTGTTGGTAAAGGTCACGGCCAGGATGCCGGCCGGCGATACCTGCTGGGTCTGGATCAGCCACGCGATGCGGGTGGTCAGCACGCGGGTCTTGCCCGAACCGGCGCCCGCCAGGATCAGCGCATGCTGGGCCGGCAAGGTGACGGCAGCGTATTGTTCGGGATTGAGGTTGTGAAGAAGATTTTGCATGCCGTGATTATACCGGCATGGCTAAAAATACTGTGCATTTGTCCAGCGGTCGCGCCAGTTTGGGCGTGCGCGCTACAATCGGCGTCATGACATTCACGCGGAAACCGCCCCCCATGACACCTCCCAGCCACATCGACGGCGCCCGCGTACTGGCCTGGGCCTGGTCCGACTTGCCATTCGGCCACGTTAGCGGCGGCACCGGCGCCGCGCCGCTCGCCATTCACGGCCTGGCCCTGTGCCAGTACGAAGGCGAGGCGCGCGTCTACCGCTTCAGCTGTGATGCCCAATGGCAATGCCAGCAAGACCAGCTGTACGACAGCGTGGAAGACGCCAGGGCGCTGCTGCCGGCACAATACCGCGCCGCAACCGCCGTCTGGCACGCGCCATGAGCTACGCCATCCGCGCGGCCAGCGGCGCCGATCTGCCCCTGCTGGCCCAGGTCGAGCGCAGCGCCGCCGCCCTGTTTGCGCAGGCCGGGCCGGAGCTGGCATGGCTGGCGCAAGGAGCCCCCTTGCCCTTGAGCACCTTACAAGCGCTGCAGCGCGAGGGCGGCGTGTGGCTCGCCACCGATGGGCACGCTGCGCCGGCCGGCTTCCTGGCCGCCGAACCGCTCGACGGCCAGCTGTTCATCGTGGAATTGTCCGTCGCCCTGCCGCAGCAGCGCCAGGGACTGGGCGCGCGCCTGCTGGCGGCCGCTGCCGCCCAGGCGCAAGCGCTGGGTTGCACCTTCCTGACCCTGAGCACGTATCGCCACCTGTCCTGGAATGCGCCCTACTATGCGCGCCACGGCTTCAGCGAAACCGATGCCGTGGCGCTGGGCGAAGGCCATGCGCACAAGCTGGCGCGCGAGGCGCAAGACGGCCATGATCCGGCGCTGCGCTGCCTGATGCGCAAGCGGCTGGCCTGAGCACTCAGCGCACCAGCTTGGCCTTGCCTTCGCTCAGCGATTGCGCGATGGCCTGCCGCGTGGCCTTGTCCGCCGCCTTGGCCGCCTTCTCTTGCTGGCGGCCCAGTTCGCTCATCTGCTTGCCCAGCGCTTCCATCGGCTTGCTGCGCTGCTCCATCTGGCGCGAAATCACTTCAGCCTGCTGGGCCTCGCTCTCATGGATGGCGGCGATGCGGTCGTTGGCTTCTTCCATTTCATCCTGGGCGTCTTCAATCTGCTGCTGCAAGCGTTCCACATCGCGCTCGGCCGTACGGCGCGCCGCATCCGTCGTCGCCGTTGCCTGGCGCCGCGACGCCTCGCCCAGCTTGCGACCCAGTTCCTGCTGCTGGCGGCCCAGCGCGCGCAGCTGTTCCGACTCGCGCGTGCCGGCCCTGGCCTGCGCCTGTCCGCGGTCGCCCATCTTGCTGCCCAAGTCGCCCATTGCCTTGCCATGCGCCCCCATCTGCCGGCCCAGAACGCTCATCTGCTGGCCCAGTTGCTGCGATGGTTTCCAGGCCTCGTCGATCCGCGCCAGCAGCGTCGAATCTTGCATCACATAACTCTTGCCCTGGTCGCGAAACCACAGGAATTGTCCCTTGATCGACTGTTTCAACTGCTTGATCTGCTGGTTATCCACATCGCTGCCGCTCATGGTGACCCTGTCCTTCTGGCCATCGACCAGTGCATAGCCATCGCCGCTGTCCATGGAAATACTGATCTGCTTGCTTGGCGCAGCAGGCGGGGCCGGCGGCGCGGGCGGCTGCGGCGGCTGCACGGCCAGGGCGCTGCCGCCGAGTAGGATGCCGGCCAGGCTGAGGATCAAACGGTGGGAAGTGGACATGGCTGCCTCATAGGTATGGTTGGAGCGTCCACTCTAGCCATGCCCGGCCGGCGGCTCCAGCGCCGTGCGACAGGCTGCAAAAAGGCGCGCCTGGACGGCAGGCTTGCGCGATGGATGGTAGTCGGCGGGCAAAAAAAAAGGAGGCCAGTGGCCTCCGCAAAGCCGCCGTGGTACGGCGACAGGGACCACGATAGCCGCGTGCCGGCGGCGCTTCCAGCGTCATGCGATGAAGTGCCCGGATGAGGGACTGGACGACCGATAGGCGCGATGGATGGTAAAGCGCGGCGGCAAAAAAAACGGAGGCCGCAGCCTCCGCAAAAACGCCGTGGTACGGCGTATTTACATTAGTACAAGACGACGGAACGGATCGATTCGCCGCTCTTCATCAAGTCGAAACCTTGATTGATATCATCAAGCTTCAGGCGGTGCGTGATCAAATCATCGATATTGAGCTTGCCTTCCATGTACCAGTCGACGATCTTCGGCACGTCCGTGCGGCCGCGCGCGCCGCCGAAAGCGGAACCCTTCCACACGCGCCCCGTCACCAGCTGGAATGGCCGCGTGGAGATTTCCTGGCCGGCGGCCGCCACGCCGATGATGATGGACTGGCCCCAGCCCTTGTGGCAGCACTCGAGCGACTGGCGCATGGTGGTGGTATTGCCGATGCACTCGAAACTGTAGTCGGCGCCGCCGTCCGTCAGCTGCACGATGGTGTCGACGACGTTTTCCACTTCATTGGCGTTGACGAAATGCGTCATGCCGAACTTGCGCGCGATGGCCTGGCGCGCCGGATTGATGTCGACGCCGATGATCTTGTCGGCGCCGACCATCTTCGCCGCCTGGATCACGTTCAGGCCGATGCCGCCCAGGCCGAACACGACCACGTTGGCACCCGCCTCGACCTTGGCCGTGAACAGCACGGCGCCCACGCCCGTCGTCACGCCGCAACCGATGTAGCACACCTTGTCGAACGGCGCGTCCTCGCGGATCTTGGCGAGAGCGATTTCCGGCACGACGATATAGTTTGAGAAGGTGGACGTGCCCATGTAGTGGAAGATGGGCTTGCCGTCGATGGAGAAGCGCGAGGTGGCGTCCGGCATCAGGCCGCGGCCCTGGGTCGAGCGGATCGACTGGCACAGATTGGTTTTTTGCGACAGGCAGAACTTGCACTGGCGGCATTCCGGCGTGTACAGGGGGATGACGTGGTCATCCTTTTTCAGGCTTTTCACGCCCGGCCCCACGTCGACGACGATGCCGGCGCCTTCATGGCCAAGGATGGACGGGAAGATGCCTTCCGGGTCGGCGCCCGACAAGGTGTAGTAATCGGTATGGCAAATGCCGGTGGCCTTGATCTCGACCAGTACTTCGCCCTCGCGCGGGCCGGCCAGGTCGACTTCTTCTATCGTCAGCGGAGCGCCCGCCTTCCATGCAATCGCGGCTTTGGTTTTCATGTGTGTCCTGTCAGTGGTTGAATCAGGCGCGCCAGCGCGCCGTATCGCCACATCATAACAAGGCACGCACCGGCGTGCCACACCGGCGCAAGGGGAAACACTTACTTGGTTTTCGCGCGGTTGAGGAATGCGCCGTGCAAGCCGTTCAGGGTTTCCTCGGCCAGCAGCAGCTGGCTGGCGATTTCATTGATCTTGCGGCGGCTCGAGCGGGCATGGTCGCGCAGCACCTCGAACGCCGTGTTGCGGTCCGTCTGGAACTTGCCCATCAAGAGACCCACGGCCAGGCTCGTTTCGCGGCCGGCGGCCAGCGCCGCATTCAGGTTCAGCTCGGTACGACGCAGCTGACGGATCTCGTCGGCGCGCGCCAGGCCCGCTTCGAATGCGGGCATCAGGCGGCCTTCGTCGACGGGTTTGACCACATAGCCGACGGCGCCGTAGGCGGCCGCCTGCTTGCCCGACTCGCTGTCGCCGCTGCCGGACAGGAACATGAACGGCACGGCCGTCTCGCCGTGCAGGCGCTTGGCCAGCTCCAGGCCGGACATGCCCGGCATGTGGATGTCGAGCAAGGCCAGGTCGGGTTCGCGCTGCGCGATCAGCTGCAGCGCCACTTCGGCGGAATTGGCCAGGGCCGTCTCGTAACCGGCATGGCGCAGGACTTCGCCAAGGAATTCCAACAGGAGTTGGTCATCGTCAACGATCAGGATAAGGCGTTTCGCGGCGGCAGGCTGACTCATGGGCAAAGGAACCTCGGTAATGAATGATGCTCTTATTATATGCCGATTATGCGTGAAATCCGCCGCGCAAGACCTCCGCTTAACGCGCAAACAGCAGATTGAATTGCTGCACTGCAATATCCACCTCGTCCGCCTGGTCTCCGTTGCCAAATACGCTGCTGATCGCCGCCACCATGTCGGCGCCGCGCGCGACCAGCGGCGCCGCATTCGCCGGCGTCATGCCGCCGATCACCACGCACGGCAAGCTGATCTCGCGTTTCGTCTGCAGCACGATGTCCAGCGGCGTCGTCACCGGATACTGTTTCACCAGCGATGGATAGAAGCCGCCAAAGGCCACGTAACTGGCGCCGCCCGCCTGCGCCGCGTACGCCAGCGCCATGTCGCCATAGCAGGAAGCGCCGACGATCTTGTCCGTCCCCAGCCGCGCGCGCACCTGCGCGACGGGCGCATCCGTGCCACCCACGTGCACGCCGTCCGCGTCGAGCTCTTCGCACAGTTCGATGAAGTCATTGATGATGAAGGGCACGCCATACTTGCGGGCCAGCGCCAGCAAGGCGCCCGCCTGCTCGCGCCGTTGCGCCGCATCGGCGCTCTTGTGGCGGTATTGCAGCAGGGCCACGCCGCCCTGCAAGGCTTGCTCGCTTACGTCGAGCAGGCGGTCGGTGTCATCCCAGTTGGGAGTGACGAGATACAGTCCACGCATGATGTTTTCCTTAATCAGTCAGTCGTTGCGGCATGAATTGACCTGGCGCAATGGCATACGCGCCAGCCAGGGCCGCATGGCAATAAGTTTGCGCGCCATCAAGCGCCTGCGCGAGTGGCTGACCCGACGCCAGCCGCGCCGCGATGGCGGACGCCAGGGTGCAGCCGCTGCCGTGGAAGGCGCCGGGCAGGCGTGGCCAGCACCACTCGCGCTCCACGCCAGCGGCATCGCGCCAGCGGTTGATCACCTCGTCACCGGCGCCATGGCCGCCCGTCACCAGCACATGTTCGCAGCCTTGCGCGCGCAAGTTTTCCGCTCCGCCCAGGGCCACCGCCTCCGGCCCGTTCGGTACGATGACAGTAGTCACTGCCAGCAGGGGTGCCAGCGCCAGCACGGCATCGTCCAGGCTGAGCACGTCGCCATGGCCGCTGGCCAGCACGGGGTCGAGCACGACGGGCAGATTCGGCCGGGCCTGCCGCAATTGCCCGATCAAGTCGGCGATGACGGCCGCGTTTGCCGCGCTGCCGGGAATGCCGATTTTCACGGCGTGGATGGCGATCTTGTCGATCAACGCCTGCGCCTGCCGGCGCAGCAGCTCCGGCGCCACGGCTTGCACGCCAAACACGCGGTCGTTGTCCTGCACGGTCAGCGCCGTGACGACGGGCAAGGCATGCGCACCCTGCGCCGCGATGGCGAGAATATCGGCGGCGATGCCCGCGCCGCCGGAAGGATCGACGCCGGCAAACACCAGCACCGCCGGCAGCGTAGGCACCATCACGCCAGGCGGCCTGCCATCGGCGACGATGGCGAGGCGGCGAATTTGCGCGGCATGCGTCCCGCCAGGAACGCTTCGCGCCCGGCCCGCACGGCCAGCTTCATGGCGCGCGCCATGCGCACGGGGTCGCGCGCGCCCGCGATCGCCGTGTTCATCAACACGCCATCGCAGCCAAGCTCCATGGCGATCGCCGCATCCGACGCCGTGCCCACGCCCGCGTCCACCAGCACCGGCACTTTCGCCTGGTCGATGATCAGGGACAAGTTCCACGGATTCAAGATGCCCATGCCCGAGCCGATCAGGGACGCCAGCGGCATGACGGCCACGCAGCCGATGTCTTCCAGAATCTTCGCCTGGATCGGGTCGTCGCTGCAGTACACCATCACGTCGAAGCCATCCTTGACCAGCGCCTCGGCCGCGATCAGGGTTTCCGGCATGTGCGGGAACAGGGTCTTTTCGTCGCCCAGCACTTCCAGTTTCACCAGATTGCGCCCGCCCAGCAGTTCGCGCGCCAGCTGCAAGGTGTACACGGCATCCTTGGCGTTGTAGCAGCCGGCCGTGTTCGGGAGTATGGTGTACTGCTCGGGCGGCACGAAGTCGAGCAGGCTGGGCGCATTCGGATCTTGCCCGATATTCACGCGGCGGATCGCCACCGTGATGATCTGCGCCTCGGCCGCGTCCGTCGCTTCGCGCGTCTGCGGCAAGTCCTTGTACTTGCCGCTGCCCACCAGCAGGCGCGATTGATACTGTTTTCCTGCGATCGTCAGCAGGTCGTTGTTTGTTGCGGTATGCATATGCTGTTCCTTAAGTTTTTAAACGTCCGAAGAAAACCGTCGCGAGCGGCGATGATTTGTGGCCGAGACGCGCCACCGTGCCAGGGCACGGGCGCGCCGAGCCGGTGAGCATCGCAGGCCGCAAAGCGCGACGCGCAGCAGGTTTGCTTGGACATTTTTAGCCGCCGCCGATGGCGCGGACGATCTCCACCTGGTCCTGGGTTTCCAGGACCCTGTCCCGCCACGCCTTGCGCGGCACCACGCTGCGGTTGACGGCCAGCGCCAGCGCCTGGTTTTCCAGCGACAGCGCGGCGATCAGTTGATCCAGGGTTTGCCCGGGCGGCACCTGGTGCGGCGCGCCGTTGAGCATGATCGGTATCAATGCACTCATCACGCCTCCCTCAGACCTTGCGGTACAGCTCGGCGCCGTTCTTGATGAACTCGATGGCTTTCACTTCCATGCCCTGCTTCAGCGCCTTGTCTTCCGCAATGCCCATGCCGGCCGCGTATTCGCGCACTTCCTGCGTGATCTTCATCGAACAGAAGTGGGGGCCGCACATGGAGCAGAAATGCGCCACCTTGGCCGAATCCTTGGGCAAGGTTTCATCGTGGAATTCGCGCGCCTTGTCCGGGTCCAGGCCGATGTTGAACTGGTCGTCCCAGCGGAATTCGAAACGCGCCTTCGACAGCGCGTTGTCGCGGATCTGCGCGCCCGGGTGGCCCTTCGCCAGGTCGGCCGCATGCGCCGCGATCTTGTAGGTGATGATGCCGTCCTTGACGTCCGCCTTGTTCGGCAAGCCCAGGTGCTCCTTCGGCGTCACGTAGCACAGCATGGCCGTGCCGTACCAGCCGATCATGGCCGCGCCGATGCCCGAGGTGATGTGGTCGTAGCCGGGCGCGATGTCGGTCGTCAGCGGCCCCAGGGTGTAGAACGGCGCCTCGCCGCACTGCTCCAGCTGCAAGTCCATGTTTTCCTTTATCAATTGCATGGGCACGTGGCCCGGGCCTTCGATCATCACTTGCACGTCGTGCTTCCAGGCGATCTGCGTCAGCTCGCCCAGGGTCTTCAGCTCGCCCAGCTGCGCCTCGTCGTTGGCGTCGTAGATGGAGCCGGGACGCAGGCCGTCGCCCAGCGAGAACGAGACGTCATATGCCTTCATGATCTCGCAAATCTCTTCGAAATGCGTGTACAGGAACGATTCCTGGTGGTGGGCCAGGCACCATTTCGCCATGATGGAGCCGCCGCGCGAAACGATGCCCGTCAAGCGCTTGGCCGTCATCGGCACATAGCGCAGCAGCACGCCGGCGTGGATGGTGAAGTAGTCGACGCCCTGCTCGGCCTGCTCGATCAGGGTGTCGCGGAAAATTTCCCACGTTAAATCTTCTGCCTTGCCATTGACCTTTTCCAGCGCCTGGTAGATGGGCACGGTACCGATGGGCACGGGGCTGTTGCGCACGATCCATTCGCGCGTCTCGTGGATGTGCTTGCCAGTCGACAAGTCCATCACATTGTCGCCGCCCCAGCGGATGGCCCAGGTCATCTTTTCCACTTCCTCGCCGATGGACGACGTGACGGCCGAGTTGCCGATATTTGCGTTAATTTTCACCAGGAAATTGCGGCCGATGATCATCGGTTCGACTTCCGGGTGGTTGATGTTGGCAGGGATGATGGCGCGGCCGCGGGCGATTTCCTCGCGCACGAACTCGGGCGTGATTTCGGCCGGGATGCTGGCGCCAAACGACTGGCCAGGGTGCTGGCGGCCCATCATCTCGGCCATCCGCTCGCCCATGGGGCCGGAAGCCTTGAGCTCGCGCAAATACTCTTGCCGGCGCATGTTTTCGCGGATGGCGACGAATTCCATTTCCGGCGTGATGATGCCCTGGCGCGCGTAATGCATCTGCGTCACGTTCTTGCCGGCAATGGCGCGGCGCGGCTTGCGGTGCAGGTTGAAGCGCAGCTCGGCCAGTTTCGGGTCGGCCAGGCGGGCGATGCCGTAGTCGGAGGTGGGACCTGGCAATTCTTCCGTGTCGGCACGCTCGAGTATCCACGGCAGGCGCGGCGTATCGAGGCCCGAGCGGATGTCGATCTGCACGTCCGGGTCCGTGTACGGGCCGGACGTATCGTACACGTAGATCGGCGGATTCTTTTCGCCGCCGAACGACGCTTCCGTGTCGGACTGGCTGATGGCGCGCATGGGCACGCGGATGTCGGGGCGGCTGCCTTCGACATAAATCTTGCGCGAATTGGGCAGCGGCGCGATGGCGGCTTCGTCGACCGTGGCGGTGGCGGAAAGGAATTTCGGATTGGCGTTCATTTTGGCTCC is a window of Janthinobacterium sp. 1_2014MBL_MicDiv DNA encoding:
- a CDS encoding UvrD-helicase domain-containing protein, encoding MQNLLHNLNPEQYAAVTLPAQHALILAGAGSGKTRVLTTRIAWLIQTQQVSPAGILAVTFTNKAAKEMLTRLSAMLPINTRGMWIGTFHGLCNRLLRTHYRDAALPQTFQILDSQDQLSVIKRLLKANNIDDEKFPPKTVMYFINNAKDQGLRATDVEAYDAHERKMVELYQLYDDQCQREGVVDFAELLLRTYELLSRNQPLREHYQARFRHILVDEFQDTNNLQYNWLKLLAGHGSRDGGALFAVGDDDQSIYAFRGANVGNMSAFEHEFQVQNLIKLEQNYRSHGHILDSANLLIANNSKRLGKNLRTDAGHGEQVRVYEASSDLQEAQWIIEEAKSLIADGASRSEIAILYRSNAQSRVIEHALFSAGMPYHVYGGQRYFQRAEVKHAIAYLQLMDNPHNDSAFLRVVNFPTRGIGMRSIEQLQAASEQYGISLYAAVPYVAGKAGSVLAGFVKLVEGVRFETQQLSLPEMVRVVLEASTLLQHYQNEKEGADRIENLEQMVSAASQFISEEGFGQGAPAHLGPAAQAQSGAPVVNQDGIEILDADAPLPAVMSPLSAFLSHASLEAGDNQAQAGQDALQMMTVHSAKGLEFDNVFITGLEEGLFPHESSSKEDNGVEEERRLMYVAITRARKRLYMSFSQTRMLHGQTRYNMKSRFFDELPEESLKWLSPKVQANWFGNRKSAWDEAPRVASLGSDNAIAQKIAQKATGGGWRIGESVAHAKFGEGVIVNIEGGGGNARAQINFGQHGMKVLDLGIAKLERLGR
- a CDS encoding GNAT family N-acetyltransferase → MSYAIRAASGADLPLLAQVERSAAALFAQAGPELAWLAQGAPLPLSTLQALQREGGVWLATDGHAAPAGFLAAEPLDGQLFIVELSVALPQQRQGLGARLLAAAAAQAQALGCTFLTLSTYRHLSWNAPYYARHGFSETDAVALGEGHAHKLAREAQDGHDPALRCLMRKRLA
- a CDS encoding S-(hydroxymethyl)glutathione dehydrogenase/class III alcohol dehydrogenase, translated to MKTKAAIAWKAGAPLTIEEVDLAGPREGEVLVEIKATGICHTDYYTLSGADPEGIFPSILGHEGAGIVVDVGPGVKSLKKDDHVIPLYTPECRQCKFCLSQKTNLCQSIRSTQGRGLMPDATSRFSIDGKPIFHYMGTSTFSNYIVVPEIALAKIREDAPFDKVCYIGCGVTTGVGAVLFTAKVEAGANVVVFGLGGIGLNVIQAAKMVGADKIIGVDINPARQAIARKFGMTHFVNANEVENVVDTIVQLTDGGADYSFECIGNTTTMRQSLECCHKGWGQSIIIGVAAAGQEISTRPFQLVTGRVWKGSAFGGARGRTDVPKIVDWYMEGKLNIDDLITHRLKLDDINQGFDLMKSGESIRSVVLY
- a CDS encoding ANTAR domain-containing response regulator; protein product: MSQPAAAKRLILIVDDDQLLLEFLGEVLRHAGYETALANSAEVALQLIAQREPDLALLDIHMPGMSGLELAKRLHGETAVPFMFLSGSGDSESGKQAAAYGAVGYVVKPVDEGRLMPAFEAGLARADEIRQLRRTELNLNAALAAGRETSLAVGLLMGKFQTDRNTAFEVLRDHARSSRRKINEIASQLLLAEETLNGLHGAFLNRAKTK
- the thiE gene encoding thiamine phosphate synthase — protein: MRGLYLVTPNWDDTDRLLDVSEQALQGGVALLQYRHKSADAAQRREQAGALLALARKYGVPFIINDFIELCEELDADGVHVGGTDAPVAQVRARLGTDKIVGASCYGDMALAYAAQAGGASYVAFGGFYPSLVKQYPVTTPLDIVLQTKREISLPCVVIGGMTPANAAPLVARGADMVAAISSVFGNGDQADEVDIAVQQFNLLFAR
- a CDS encoding hydroxymethylpyrimidine/phosphomethylpyrimidine kinase, producing the protein MVPTLPAVLVFAGVDPSGGAGIAADILAIAAQGAHALPVVTALTVQDNDRVFGVQAVAPELLRRQAQALIDKIAIHAVKIGIPGSAANAAVIADLIGQLRQARPNLPVVLDPVLASGHGDVLSLDDAVLALAPLLAVTTVIVPNGPEAVALGGAENLRAQGCEHVLVTGGHGAGDEVINRWRDAAGVEREWCWPRLPGAFHGSGCTLASAIAARLASGQPLAQALDGAQTYCHAALAGAYAIAPGQFMPQRLTD
- a CDS encoding thiazole synthase — encoded protein: MHTATNNDLLTIAGKQYQSRLLVGSGKYKDLPQTREATDAAEAQIITVAIRRVNIGQDPNAPSLLDFVPPEQYTILPNTAGCYNAKDAVYTLQLARELLGGRNLVKLEVLGDEKTLFPHMPETLIAAEALVKDGFDVMVYCSDDPIQAKILEDIGCVAVMPLASLIGSGMGILNPWNLSLIIDQAKVPVLVDAGVGTASDAAIAMELGCDGVLMNTAIAGARDPVRMARAMKLAVRAGREAFLAGRMPRKFAASPSSPMAGRLA
- the thiS gene encoding sulfur carrier protein ThiS gives rise to the protein MIPIMLNGAPHQVPPGQTLDQLIAALSLENQALALAVNRSVVPRKAWRDRVLETQDQVEIVRAIGGG
- the thiC gene encoding phosphomethylpyrimidine synthase ThiC, whose product is MNANPKFLSATATVDEAAIAPLPNSRKIYVEGSRPDIRVPMRAISQSDTEASFGGEKNPPIYVYDTSGPYTDPDVQIDIRSGLDTPRLPWILERADTEELPGPTSDYGIARLADPKLAELRFNLHRKPRRAIAGKNVTQMHYARQGIITPEMEFVAIRENMRRQEYLRELKASGPMGERMAEMMGRQHPGQSFGASIPAEITPEFVREEIARGRAIIPANINHPEVEPMIIGRNFLVKINANIGNSAVTSSIGEEVEKMTWAIRWGGDNVMDLSTGKHIHETREWIVRNSPVPIGTVPIYQALEKVNGKAEDLTWEIFRDTLIEQAEQGVDYFTIHAGVLLRYVPMTAKRLTGIVSRGGSIMAKWCLAHHQESFLYTHFEEICEIMKAYDVSFSLGDGLRPGSIYDANDEAQLGELKTLGELTQIAWKHDVQVMIEGPGHVPMQLIKENMDLQLEQCGEAPFYTLGPLTTDIAPGYDHITSGIGAAMIGWYGTAMLCYVTPKEHLGLPNKADVKDGIITYKIAAHAADLAKGHPGAQIRDNALSKARFEFRWDDQFNIGLDPDKAREFHDETLPKDSAKVAHFCSMCGPHFCSMKITQEVREYAAGMGIAEDKALKQGMEVKAIEFIKNGAELYRKV